TAAATGCATCTAGGGGTGCAGAAACAGACGGCACCCTTTGTGTATTTGGCTGAATTAATATTGTTACTAATTCTCATTTTCTGATATCTTATAACTATTCTTTCGATCGCCTTCAGCTTCTCCTGCTGCACTATAAGGCATCTAGAGACATACAGGACAATAACGGCAATACTCCACTGCACGTGGCCTGCACGTACGGCCACGAAGATGTAAGTACCTGCTGCGGGAAAGGGGGAATAAGCCGACCCTACAATGCGGAATTATTGTGCATTATATTTACCTTTGTGCAATTTATTGTAAGACTAGAATGCGTGTATGAGATGACTATTCACCAGCAAAATATCTTTATGACCCAGACATATGCCTGCCGTTTATTTCCCACAATGCTCAGGGCATAATCAATGCTTTTAAAGCAAGAGTAGCTACACAAGCgtctcatttatttaatattatttattattttggtgaATGGGGATACTGTTAAGGTGGATCATTTTAAGGGGTGCGAGTTCTATAGAGAAGTCCTAGGTGGCAGAGGGTGTTGCATTGTCGCCGGTTAATTGAAGGAGGTGCGAGCGCCTCTTACTTGTAACCTTTATTCTTCCAGTGTGTGAAGGCTTTAGTCTATTACGATGTACACTCTTGTAGAATTGATTGTGTTAATGAGAAGGGAGACACAGCTCTTCACATAGCCGCTCGCTGGGGCTACCAGGGGATCATCGAGGTGCTGCTACAGAACGGAGCCGGCGTAGGTATCCAGAACCGGAGGAAGGAGACTCCGCCGCAGTGTGCTCTGAACGCCAAGGTACGCCGGCGTGATAACCGATAATAGAGCATAACGTTGGCACCCAAAAGGTTAAACGTCACGTTTTCTTTCACACCCTAGATTTTGTCCATGATGGAAAATGTCCGTAGTGTGAGCGACAAGAGGCAGAGCGtgccacaggtaagcagcacgACAGTTTCTTGGTGCCGTGAGAGTGATTGTCGAGTCCGCTGTGATATCCTGGGCCTTCTCTTCCTACGTTTGTCGACCCGCAGATCCCGAGCAGATCTCCGACACGGTCTGCGGACACCATCAGCCAGGAGTCCTCCAAGTGCAGCCTCTCTTCGCCATCCCCTGAGGCCAGGCAAGATGTGAGGGGCAAATACAGAGAGGTAAAGCTGGTGGGGTTACGCAATTGCTTTTTTCAGGGCATCAAAGCATTTTGCTAGGTCGTGTCTGTTCTAAAGAACTTGCAGTCTTTTGAGCAGCGGCCAGTCAGTGGGCAGGAGGGGCATTCGAGACATGGCTGTACTTTCTGCCTCGTTGATTGTTTCGCCGATGTGTGCTCTTCTACCTACTTGCAGGTAATATTTCTCTGTGTTCTGATTTTCCTGCATTCAGGTGGACAAGCTTTTAAGAGCTGTCAGTGATGGCGACTTGGAAATGGTAGGTTCTCCCGCACCCATTTTAAGCGTTGCCCGCGTTATGTTTCTTGCACAGAACAGATACAAATGATTTTATAATATTCCCCCAAGAAGTTGCAGTTGATGAATTGTCCAGGGGATATAAAACCCACAGGAGTGTGTGAGATTCTCGGGCTGTGTCTTGTAGGTCCGTTACCTCCTGGAATGGATAGATGAGGATATGGACGATGAGGAAGACGATGGCCTTTTAGGCAAAAAAGAGTTTTGTCACCCACTCTGCCAGTGCCACAAATGTGGACCCGTTCAGAAGGTCTGTATTAGCCTCCTTTCATGGAATATATCCAATATCCCACATGTGTTCTGTTTAGAGATCTCATGTAGTATATGCTGACATGGCATTTACTGGACACtagacaataaataataatagttaataataataatgaataatagagGCTTCGGGCTGCCCCTGATAACAGGACCCGTTCACAGGATTGTATCTTTCCTTTGTGTCTGCGCAGAAGCTCAATAATGTTCCGCCGAGTGGGCTTGGTGTCAACGTGGCGAGTCGAGACGGCTTTACACCGCTCCACGTCGCTGCCATGCAGGGCCACTCGCTTTTAGTGTCTCTCCTGTTGAAGCACGGAGCCAACGTCGACGCCAAGAATGGGAATCGAGCGCTTCCTCTGCACCTGGCCTGCTTCAAAGGGCACCCGGAGGTACGCGTGACGCTAACGGCAGACGCCCGATAACTGCTGGGTCCGAATGGCTATACTCGGTGCAACTAGTTGGTTAATGAGACTAAACGTCACTGGGGTCTATGTGTCTGGATCAGACACTCTAGCTATGGAGATTTGAATACAAAGTGATTATATTGATCAAGCTACGGGCTGTGATCAGTCTGCCAATGCCCGACTTCCTTCGTAAAGATGTTTATGGCGTGCGCTGGTATAAAACACAcgtggaaatgtattttttgtctaTCCTTGCAGGTGGTGAAGATTTTACTTGAATACAGTACAGGAAAGAATAAGAAGGATATGAGTGGGAATACGCCGCTGATATACGCCTGTATAGGAGACCATATAGACATAGCGGCTTTCCTGCTAGAGGTACGCTTACGTTTTTTCCGCAATGTAGCAAAAAGACAGCAGGAGCTCCGTGTTACATATGTGTAATGCACACGTGGGATGTGATGCATGATAAATTGTGGCTAATGCCTGTTTTATGCCCTAGAATGGGGTCTCTGTGAATCTCTGCAACGTTAAGGGGAACACAGCCCTGCACGAGGCGGTGAGGAGGAACAGCGAGGCGCTGGTGCAGCTGCTGCTGTTATACGGCGCGGCGGTGGAGATTAGGAACAAGCGGCAGTACTCCCCGCTGGACTGCGCGGGGGAGGTAAGTACGGCGCTGTACCGGGGTACCAGACACACAGCCAATCGGCTTGCTACCTATTGCTAGAAATGCAGAAAAACGTCTCATCGGCCGTGCTTTTAGTAATAACGATCCACAGCTTCCTAATGGAAGTTTGTGAGTTTCTTTTACGTCGCTTAATCCAAAAACACgcaaattattgtaaaaagcgATCCTGGTTTAACTATAATGGCTGCAGGTCTAGAATCgttgcatataaataaaaaaaagttaccccTTTTCAACTGAATTTTCTTCTTTAAGAACTCCAAAATCCAACAACTCCTGCTGTCTGCGTCCAACAACACGATCGGCGGAAACGGAACGGCTAGCAGCGAGGAGCACATCCCTCACGTCCGAAAGAAATGTAAGGATAAACCGGGATTCTTACACGCACATTATGCCTTAGAATGCGATCAGAGGTTTTATACAACTTCAAATCTTTGTGTCTTCCCAAAGCCACCCACTCCAATCCAGCAAGTACTGGAGGGAGCCCGACGCCACGGCGAGTAGAGCTTTCCAACGCAAAGTAAGTGCCTGGGTACCGCGGTACTTTAGCTCTACCGTCGGTGAAAGCCGTATAGGGGGATACAAAGCATTAGTGTTCATCGACAGCAGTCCTCTGTCTGTCCGCGTGCCTTCCTCTTAAAGGTCTGTGGAATTTATTACTGAGAAGCCTTCTCTTAATCCTCCGTCTCTTAATCACTGAGGTTTCGGACAAATTCCCGAAATTCCGCTTTGGATTATAGCTCGGTTTATTTACTTCCAGATCTTCAACTATGAAGAATCCGATACGGAGAGACAAGAGCATGCCCAATTTTGATGAAGGGCTAATAAATCAGGtatgagaaatgaaaaaaaaggcatatcttTAGCTGTAGCGTTGTCATAACATATGTATACTGGTTTCCCGTGTATAAAAGTAGACTTTACTAGCATGTAAGGACATGTCGGAAGGGATGGAGACGGGACCGCCAGTTACTCCACACCCCCCGGTTtaaagtcccatcatgctttGCGTTAATAGGGATTTTCTGCTTCTTTACTTGCTCCGTAGCTCTCCATAAGCCGGTTTGAAGAAGGCGCCGTGAAACAGGGTGGCCGGGAGCAGAACCCTACGAGAGACGTTGAGACAAAGAAGGCGCTGCCCGCCGATGAGACGAGGTTCACGGTCAGAAGGCACAGTCTGAATGTTCCCTGCTTAATAGACAACCAGGACAGCTTCAGCGACACTACAGACACGTTCAACGGGACAGACGTAAGTTCTCCGCTATCCGAAACCTTCGATCAGGACTTAGAGCACGAAGCTTGCGTTAGCCACCGGGAGCTTTCGGAGATGGACCACCAGAAGGATCCTTCTCTGGTGATCACTGACATTACTGAGAACTTACAAGAACTTGCAAAGATGGCAGACCTGGAGTGTTCAGGAAGCGCGGAGTGCTGTTGTGTGGCTTGCACGCTGGCCATGGAGTCTTCGTGGTCTCTGATTGGTTCGTCCAACAACTCCGTGGGCGAGGCCTCGGGCAATGATGGCTTCGATACAATTGATCTTTGATCTCGGGCTCGCTTGGCCATGCGCTCTATAGGGCTAGGATCATGCGCTCCGGCAGTTTCGTGAGGCGAGGTGCAATGAATAGGTTCACGCGTTTCAGCGGCTGTATATTGATtcgaaaaattataaaaaaaaaccacaaaatgtGGTTGTAAATTCCAGGGAATTGTCCAGATTTTTGCACATTTAATGAAAAGCACAGTGACTGCTCCCACCGGGGGGATTTTGCGGTGCGGCACTTGGATTTAAACTCACTCTGATGAGCGCAGGGTCCGGCGCTTTTACTGGCATTTACCCAATGATCAAAGCAGAAAGTTCAGACAGAGGTAAACCCTGGCGACCCTGGCTGTGGTAGATTACAACTCCGACTACACTCAGCCAAACCTAATACAATGTACAGCAGCCAAAGGTTTGCCTGTGAAAACGCAAGCCTCGGTTTCTCCGATCAGCCTTCGGGGTGGGTATCCAGTATATGTCATTCACAGAGATACGTAGCTGCTTTCTTTTTGCCGTTTTAACCATTGCAATACCAGGGAAGACTCAATCATTGCTCATGTTTATACGCCCACGTCCAGAAACAGCTATTTTTCTAAGTAATTTATGATTTCTCTAGTTTGTGTTCTGATGTGCCTTTCACTGTGCCAAATacttaaataaactaaaatgctAGACCTTATTAATCTTATTGGACAAGCTGATTCCCTCTCTAAATGTAGGGGTGCAATTCTGACTTGTTAGCCTTGAATGGAGGTTGCGGGCCGCACGTTAGCTAATCCTATTCcgtaaatatgtacattttcagCGCGTGATTAGCAAACCAGATTAAAGCGATATATACCTCTCTACTATATGCACTTCAATAGCACATGCGCATTGTATTCTTTCTAATCCAGTTTTTCTCTATCGCAAAGCACCATCACACCCAATGCTTTCCGATGAGCTGCCATTCAAAGCGCTATGCTAAATCGAGACGGTAAATGTTATTCAAGTCCTTGATACATTTAATTCTTTATTAATTTAGCTCTTGTTAGGGTGTGACGGTCCCTTTTCAGGCTCAGGAAGAATCACACGAAGCAGGGATCCATCTTAATGGCATCAGCGATAAATAATGCTATAGGCTCTGAAGCAGAACGATGAAGAGCAGACGTTTACTTTTtggtacaaacaaaaaaaaatccaacgtGGCTCAAAAACACCCCGTACTACCACGTCTGACTGTTATGTAAAGTAAAGGTAGTCACTAAGGCTCCTTTCTGATGTCACACAGCACAAAGGGTCATTGTTTATTAATCGTGGCAAATATGCCTCTAAATTAACATATCTGTCATAGTTACAAGTCTACAAAATACGACTCAAATTTCAGGGAATTGTAAGCCCTTCTTGAAATACTTTGTatcaagttttttctttttataaataatttaacattgAATAAGGGATGGAGAAGATATGTCGGGGGGGTGAATTAGATCCTTAATGTAAAACAGGTCACTTAAATCTGCaaatgaaagaaagaagaaaaaaaggcaggCGTCTCAAAAATTTGTAGCATTAAACTTTAGAAAGTAGAAGTCTTTGTTTCAGTGCCTTCTTCCTTAAACAGAACGGGCGAGTCGAGAGCCGCTGCAGCCCTGTTCTCCCTCTCCGCGCCTGGCCTCTCAGTCGTCTTCCTCGTCGGAATCCATTACTTTCCTCCTGTTGAACTGGGGGGGGGTACAAGTTACACCAAGGCTGGAACACCAAGGCTGGAACACCACGACTATTCTTTCGCTGGcgtttaattatattatttattattatatattattaactcACCTTGACCGTTGTCTTTTTCTCTGTCTGCTGACTCACTTTCTCCAGGATTTCAATCAGTCCCTCCTCTGAAAGCTGAATAAAACAATATCTACATTAGAAATCCGTGCGTATAATGGAACGGCAGATTTAGTAAATATAGGGACACCTACCTTCCCACCAAGCTGCCCAAATCGAGCCATTTGGATAAGGTAATTTTCGACGGCTTTGGCTTTTTCAGGCTTTACAAGGGCCAGGTTATTCACTGTTTAAAAGGAATATAAAGCGGTATTTATCTCTAGACAGCGGGAAGTGTCCTATTGTTGGGTTTCGAACCCAAATTAAAAGCTGGGTTTATACTCACGGCGCGCACGGGCTGCCTGGCTGAGGACTTGGGCTAAAACATTATTTCTCATATCGTCTTCCCTGCAATTAAGAAAGATGGTGTGAGGAGCAGCGATGCAGAGCGTTCACACGGCGGGTACTGCGCagattgttttatattgttaataCAGACGCCAAAAATAGGGCTTTTTAGGGGGAACCCCAAATAATCGCGGAACGGCCGGCGCTCTCACGTACCTCTGCTTGGCTTCCTGCTGTGATTGGTCGCTCCCAGCATCCTGAGAGAGACAAactattataaatattacagacttttttctaaatattttataagaaaatatacaaatatatgcaggCTGAAAATGGCAGACGTGGCAATTATCCTGCAGGCTCCGAGTACCCTGTgccagtggggggggggcagtgccAGTCACcctgcagaccccccccccagtacccTGAGAGAAGCCTGTAGGCAGTGTCAGTCACCCTGCAGCCCCCAATACCCTGTGAGAAGTTCCAGTCATCCTGCAGCCCCCCGGTACCCTGTGAGAAGACTGGGGTAAGTGCCAGTCACCCTGCAGCTCCCCGGTACCCTGTGAGAGGCCTAGGGGCAATGCCAATCTCACTGCAGGCTCTCGGTACCCTGTGAGTGGCCTTTGGGCAGTGCCAGTCACACGAAGCCCCCCAGTACCCCGTGAGAGGCCTAGGGGCAGCCACCGTGAGGTACCCCGTGCCAGGCCCAGTCCTCCAAGTAGGCGCTCACCCCTCGCTTGCCCTGCAGCTCGGACAGCCGCTGCTTTCTTATCGTTTCCAGCTCGGGATCCGCCATCGTTGCTGCTGCTGACACCTGGCTGGCTCCGTTAAGCCTCCCCGTTCTCGGCACGTATTACGTTACCACGCCCTGCAACCCGCAGACCCGCTAATCAATGAGACGCAGGCCGTGCAATCGATCGCAGAATGTGTTCTGCATCCCGTTGCCATAGAAACGACAGAAAGCTGCACCTAGCGTGAAGATGGCAGGGTATGCCTTTATTTCCCTGGGCCAAAGAGGGGTTAACGGTGTGACTATTAtgactaaaataatatatttacacagttttatttataaacattttatcttGTTTATATAAGGATTGTATCATTTAGGGCTGAAGAACCCTGCGATACTCCCATACCCAGCAAGCACTCCGAGCTCCtaggaaaagaggggcatcaggggtttgGGGACTGGCCAAAGCGAGCAGGGGCACTTGGCAGGTATTATTTGCCTACTTCTCCAAAGTGTCCTTCATACGGAGAGATAGTCCCTATTTCCACCCAATTTTCTCTGTCGCTCTTTCCAGATCACCTTGTTTCAGTCCTCGGGGtgtctataataaaatattgtagcCTTCTCCTAAACCCAATTAGCTATAAACACATATGAAAATCACCCAAAAAGTGTCCGCAGCcgttactactactactactaataatatatcAATAGTTACTCATAGGCATTCTCTGCAAGCCTGTATTTTCCCGACagcttaataaaaaataaacgatGGCTGATAATAACCCGTTCAAGCAATAACCTACCTTTTATTCTCTCTCTGCGCCGGGGCGAGGAGCAGGTGTTTGGCGGTGACAGGTGACCCATGTAACGTGTCTAATTCATTTACACACATCATACTACACGCTTAATACGTATCCATAATGAGTGGTAAATACGTTCCCCTTACTGATAAAGCCGCTGATACAGAAGAGATCTGTCTGGATAACATGTACCGCTGACGTGTAGGCTGCTTATGTGGCCATCTGTCCTGAATTTGCGGAAGCAATTCTAAACTCAGCCTTGTGGGCAAATCCATATGAAGAATACTAATGGAAACAATAAGGAGTTCCAGCCATGTTTGCGTCGGTATACAACAGAGTGTTACAAGGTGACTGCGGTGTCTGCAAATAAATATCATAGCTGGCaacaagcaaaaagaaaaagaaggggtcgatccagcacttgaatgaaaaaacttccagcttttattttacttcaatATTAAAACCATAGTTCACACCTGAGTGCACCTACGTGCACAGGAGACCCGAAATCTGGACGTGTTTCGAACGGCACCCCGCTCTTTATCACCCCAACaagcaagaagaaaaatattcctagcccaaaaagtattaaaacagaaCCTTGACTTATATGTAGTTATGCTTCTTCTCCAGCAGAGGGCGACCTAACACTTCAACTGCCAATGTACCCTGTCCTATTGAGAACACTACCTGCTTctgaacaatattattattattattgttattattgttattattttacaaacaatGCCATAGGGGCAACTCCATGTGTACAATACTAATGGAAACGATAGTGAATTTCATTCATGTTTGCATCAAtatagaacaaataaaaatcatagATGTCaacatgcaagaaaaaaaatattcttagcCCTGGTGAAAGAACAGAAATATCCTGGGCAAGAACCTTGATTTCTATGTAGTTGTGCTTCTTCTCTAGCAGAGGGCGACCATAGAActgcttaattattattattatttattattattatcacttcaACTGCCAATGTACCCTGTCCTATTGAGAACACTACCTGCTtctgaataataatattattatttagtattttttttattatgtatatagcacAAACCATGCCGTAGGGGCAAATCCATATTACCACTACCTGCTTTGAAACATAGAactgcattatttttattattattattattacacacacAATGCCATAGGGGCAACTCCATATGTACAATGCTAATGTAAAGGATAGTAAATTCCATGCATGGTTGCATCAAtatagaacaaataaaaatcatagctgccaacaagcaagaaaaaaaaatattattagccCTGGTGGAAGAAATATCCTGAGCAAGAACCTTGATTTATATGTAGTTGCGCTTCTTCTCTAGCAGAGGGCGACCTAACACTGCCTGCTTTGGGACATAGAACtgcttcattattattattatttattaatattattgttattatttctgCAGCGCCTcatacagtccatacattcaaaggctGTGACAAATTTAGAATTGACAGACCaagacaaacagatacattcGAAAAAGAGGGACCGTCGTTTCCCTGCatataaaacactttaaaactgatATTCCTAAAATGGCCCATTGTATAATCTCCAATCACCTTCCCCTACTTCTGTATTCATGTTCCTGGGATGCATTGTTACAAATTGTATTGTATATACAGAACGATACACTCTGCAATCTGCGCATTTGTATAGCGGAGCAATCATCCACCCTCTCAGTCTGGAGGTATCATTAGCGGCTTGGAGATTGTCATAAATGGGACAATTTGCATAAAAAGCTAAACACAAAGATTCCGCTGTGGATGAGGCATGTGCTTCCCtcatattaaacaataataatatgatattatatattattatatatccaattatattaaacacaaagaTTCCGCTGTAGCTGTGGATGAGGCATGTGCTTCCCTCATATTAAACcgttattatatgatattatatattatattattatatatccaattatattaaacacaaagaTTCTGCTCTAGCCGTGGATGAGGCATGTGCTTCCCTCGTATTAAAcctttattatatgatatattatattattatatatctaattatattaaacacaaagaTTCCACCGTAGCTGCGGATGAAGTATGTGCTTCCCGCATATTAAACAGTaataatatgatattatatattattatatatccaattatattaaacacaaagaTTCCGCTCTAGCCGTGGATGAGGCATTTGCTTCCCTCATATTAAAGtgttattatatcatattatatattattctatatacaattatattaaacacaaagaTTCCGCTGTAGCTGTGGATGAAACATGTGCTTCCCTGATATTAAACcgttattatatgatattatatattattattgcccCTCTCCATGCTGTAGGTGCCCTGTTACAGCTCCTGTAGCTGTCTTCCGATGAATATCACGGTTTATTCACGTATTGTTACTGCGAGGTCTGCCCCCCGCAGGCTGTCAGGATCTCCTGGTAGGAATGGAGGTGGATCTTGC
The nucleotide sequence above comes from Spea bombifrons isolate aSpeBom1 chromosome 10, aSpeBom1.2.pri, whole genome shotgun sequence. Encoded proteins:
- the ANKRD27 gene encoding ankyrin repeat domain-containing protein 27, translating into MAMYDEDIPNNPFYLAIQKQRPDLVDRVAEAHGIVLVPCKGSLSNVTYSSFPFDSYVLKHTDGGFQTENGKAVLIQGNLVKLGAGFASPLSVPILFEETFYNEKEESFSVLCIARSLEKDENAEELPPASAPCTLKNIDDVREYLGKHVERFDKNISSFRGTLKLHERKSLRHYIDSVNALYTKCLQHLLRDSHLRAIAKQEAQMNLMKQAVEMYVHHGIYDLIFKQVGNIEASEDAAFNKITRSLQDLQQKDIGVKTEFSINIPRAKRVLGQLNKCTSPQQKLICLRNVVQTIMHSPSQRVNMEMMCADDLLSVLLYLLVKTELPNWMANLCYIKNFRFCSTAKDELGYCLTSVEAAIEYIRQGNLTETANVDSNDKSFLWQRMNLMSRVSTAPIDCLFKHIASGNHEEVDALLSQGDNEEEVAQKMCHPLCSCDNCEKLVSGRLNDSSVVTPFSRDDRGYTPLHVSAICGQAQCIDLLISKGAAVNATDYHGSTPLHLACQKGYQNISLLLLHYKASRDIQDNNGNTPLHVACTYGHEDCVKALVYYDVHSCRIDCVNEKGDTALHIAARWGYQGIIEVLLQNGAGVGIQNRRKETPPQCALNAKILSMMENVRSVSDKRQSVPQIPSRSPTRSADTISQESSKCSLSSPSPEARQDVRGKYREVDKLLRAVSDGDLEMVRYLLEWIDEDMDDEEDDGLLGKKEFCHPLCQCHKCGPVQKKLNNVPPSGLGVNVASRDGFTPLHVAAMQGHSLLVSLLLKHGANVDAKNGNRALPLHLACFKGHPEVVKILLEYSTGKNKKDMSGNTPLIYACIGDHIDIAAFLLENGVSVNLCNVKGNTALHEAVRRNSEALVQLLLLYGAAVEIRNKRQYSPLDCAGENSKIQQLLLSASNNTIGGNGTASSEEHIPHVRKKSTHSNPASTGGSPTPRRVELSNAKSSTMKNPIRRDKSMPNFDEGLINQLSISRFEEGAVKQGGREQNPTRDVETKKALPADETRFTVRRHSLNVPCLIDNQDSFSDTTDTFNGTDVSSPLSETFDQDLEHEACVSHRELSEMDHQKDPSLVITDITENLQELAKMADLECSGSAECCCVACTLAMESSWSLIGSSNNSVGEASGNDGFDTIDL
- the PDCD5 gene encoding programmed cell death protein 5; the protein is MADPELETIRKQRLSELQGKRGDAGSDQSQQEAKQREDDMRNNVLAQVLSQAARARLNNLALVKPEKAKAVENYLIQMARFGQLGGKLSEEGLIEILEKVSQQTEKKTTVKFNRRKVMDSDEEDD